GTCATCCCAGGCCTCAAGCGCCAGCCCAGCACCGCGGGCTCGCCGCGCCTGCCCACGCCGCTGCCTCTCGCCGTATTTCTCATCgtcctccagcagcagggaggaggtgaGGTGTGCCACCCTCTCGTGGTACTCGTCCACGTTCCGCTTCAGCTCCAGGTTCTTGTCCTGGTTCAGGTTCTTGCCCAACTCATAGGAGACATCGGGGCGCCCGATGCGGCGGAGGGCACGGGCCAGCCGGTCCCAGTACAGCGCGTCACCGTCGGTCCTGAGCCACTGGGTCAGGATGTCCCGACACTGCTCCGTGCTGGCGATGGCACGCCGGGGGCGGGCATGGATGGGGTTGTTCTCCTCGGAGAGGCGGGCCAGCTCCTTGTCCACGTCCTCCTCGGGGCTGGTGATGTCCACGTAGAACTCGTGGCACTCCTCAGGGGACAGGAGCTCCGCGATGCGGCCCATTGTGTGAGGCCCGATGTCGTCGGCTGCAGTATCATCGCATGCGACGCCGGTGACCAGCAAGAGGAGGGCGATTCCTGCAGCTCTGAACATCCTGGGAAGGTGAGGACCAGAGCCCTGTGCCAGGGACGAGCGATACTGGGTGAGATGCTCCAAGTGCCACCGTGTCACATCGTGTGTGCCGGGAGGAGGGCACCCAAAGGGGTGAATGGACAGCCtgcctgcagcgtggggcacaaCCCCTGAGTTTACCCCTTTGCCTGGGGCCTACAGATTGATGCTGGTGCCCTGATGGTCTCGCGCTGGCAGGGGGAAGCAGAGAAACCCCCGTGGGTGAGACTTACTGCAGCACTGTCTGCCCGGGGCgcagtgcagcagccaggggctgcggAGGCTCCAGAATGGAACCCCGAGTGCAAGGTCTGACATCACAGGCGGAAAGCCTGACATCACAGGCGTGGATGACCCAGCTTCCCCATGGCCGGGAGAAAGCGGGGGAGGGAGTGACTAGCAAACCTGGGACCATCTCCCCCTCAGGCAGGGGCCCTGCTGTCCCACACTCACCCCTGCTCACCCCTGAAAGGGTTGGCGTTAGTGCCAACAGGATTTACGGAGCGTCCGCAGCCACCCCTGGGCTCCGGGCAGAGCTTTCGGATGCTGAAAGGCCAGGTGGCGTGAGGGGCCagcggtgcagggcccaggccccCTCATTACCGGCCTCGGGCAGCTCAGCTCCAGGTCCGGCTGGCACCGTTACCCAGCCAGACTGTCCTGCAGGACCGAGCTGTGGGGTTGcgccccccactcctcctgcactgccctgcgGTTGGTTTCCTGCCTTGCAAGTGGATCCTGTCACTGCTGAGGCCctggccatgcccatgcctctccCTACAGAGCAGCAACGAGCTGCCAGGCTGGacttcacccccaccccaaagccGGGACACGGGGGATGCACCACGTCCACCCCTTCCAGTCAGGAGCATCTCCCAGGCGTCCTGCTTCCTGCGTCTGCTATCAGCACTAGGCTGCGTGCCCTCCCCTGCATGCGGCCTTTGTCCGGTCTCTGGCAGGCTCTGAGAGCGGCTGTCGGGGGCATTGGGGAGGAGGATCCGTGGCACGGAGCAGCACAGCCCAAGGCCACGAGGGGGCAATGCAGCCCCAGAAATGCCACGGCCCCGAGCAAAGTCATGCCCGGGTGGTAAGAGCAGCTCTAGCaccagcagcctggccaggccacagccagccccatgcaagcactggctctgccccaggaagCTGCTGGACCAGCTAGGCCCCCCTCCATTATGGACAATGGCAAGCAAACAGCTTTGGCCTTGGCTTCCCCGAGGGACTTTACTAGCTTGGCTGCCTGGCTGGAAGGTGTCTCTCCCCCAAACCTGCCCTTGCTGAAGGTGTCCTCATCGCTCATCCTGCAAAGCATCCTCCCAGTCAGCATCAGAGCTGTCAGCAGCCCCCCGCGCGAGCCAGGCACCCAGGGCATAGCGGTGGGCACCAGCCAGGCGTCGGGCCCAAGCCCAAAGAGCAAGAGTCCAGAGCAGCAGCCCTGAGACAACCCCCCGGAGGaacccaggagcccctgcccccagggcctcGTTATGCAAATTCTTGTGGCAAGTAAGCATCTTCTTAACGACACAATCTTGGCAGCCCAGGCCGCTGCCACTCTGGGCTTCCCCTCCGCCGCTCCCAGCACGGCCGTGCCAGCGTCTCTCCCCATACGTCTTGCGATGCTCCTGTGGGGACAGATCTGCTGCGTGGCAAGTCCTGCAGGATTTGGGGACACCTGCTGCCGGCGTCACACATCACCCCCAAGAGCAGGTCCATTCCTGCTGGTCGGCACATTGCAGAGAGATGGGGGATagaaacccagctgcagatgaaAATCCTGGAGCCGACCAGAGCACATGCAGCGGGCCAGGCCCTGGAGCTGGCTGCAATGCACCGTCCCGCGGCCTCGCAATGCCCCTGTGACATAGGGGTCGCTCACAACTGGATCGCAGCTGCGTGGCTCGACTGGcacctgcccctgggcctgggacCTCTCCAGGCACTATCCACACAAACCAGTAAGCGCTGATTTTTCCACTAATGATTCTCTCAATATTTCCTATCCGCTAAGGAAGCCCCTGCCTCGCCGTGCATCCTGTCTTCAGGCCAGCGCCCCTTGAGCTCAGGATGCAGTGCTCTCTGCTGCGTGCTCGCGCTGGAGACTAGCGTGtctgtgcccctgctctgctccgcGACACGCACGTCAAACTCATTCCCTGGGCAGGTCAAATCCAGACCTGAGGACCAGGTGTTCAAGGCCTCGGCATCCATGCACAAAGCCACAAGGCCAACAGATCCCCTCCTGCTACTGCTCTGGGCTCCCCGGGCAGGCGTGGGTGCTAAGTGCCAGGTCCTGGCCAGGGCTTTAGTCCTGCAGCACTTCGTAGCCATGAAGAAGGCAGGTGCCGGTGTCAGGTCAGACCACGGGTCCCGGGATCGGCACCCGTGTCTCACAATTGCTACTGTGCTTTTACACGAACGCACACCGGGGCCCGGTGCTTCGGTGCTGGGCGTGCCTGTTGCAGAGCGGGGCCACGAGATGGCCTCTTCCACGCAATGTGCCGTGTCTCAGGCTCGGCCTTTTGTTTACCGGCAGCTTCAAACCCAGCGGCAAGAAATGCTGATGCTCCTGTTCCCACCGCAGCTGCCCCTTGCTCCGAGAGGCCAAGGCTGACGCAGGACACGCGGGGACGGCTCCGCTCAGCCCAGGGGCACGTGGACAGAGCAGAGCACGAGCCTGAAAACCCGAGCAGGTCCCCGTGgcaggctgggctcaggcagTGGGACACCAGGGAGGCACatgccatggcaggggcagcactgggaggggttgCACACACCTTTCCTGGCATCCAGGCAGCTTGGAGGGCAGCGCTCGCTCATGCAACGCGGCATCATGTCCCTGCGGCCGGGTGGGAAGAGCTGGCTGCCACGTCCCGGCTGTCTGATGCACGAGGATGCCCTGTGCATGCGGCCAGGACACACTTTCCTGTTATCCTGCTGGGCCCTGTCCCCGCATGCAGGATTGGGTCCAGCAGGAAAACCAGCCTTCGCTACTGCCTGGCTctgcaacaaaaacaaacaggCCGGGTTGAGGCTGAGCAGGGAAGACCCTTGAAATCCAACACTGGCTCCCGGCCCTTCGCTCTggccagaggggcaggcaggagggagcgACTGTATCGCTCCGGCCCCAAAGGGGAAGGgcatggagctagaccagggctgcagctgcattggGCTCTCTTGAAGCCAGGTCCCACTTGATGCAGGTGGGAACAGCTGCATGTTTGCACAGGAGCAGGAAAGTGTTTTGAGCTCACCAAACCATCCTTGCTGACCTTTTCAAGAAGAAAAACGAGCTTCAGGTGCACCCTGTCGCCCATTGCCGcagctgtgctcgccaggccttgcttggggcaggcagcgacGTAGCCCCCTGCACACGTGAACGACCCAGTCTCTGCCCTGTCCTAACCCAGCGTGCCTGTCTGCATTCAGGGGCTGGGAACAAGGACCCGTTTATACAGGATGAAGATGTGGGACTGAGCAACTCGCAAGCCCGCTAGAGAGGGAACGAGCCTGCATTTACAGCCTGCTCTGAGCAGCGTGTGGGCTCTGCACTGGACCAGGTGCCAGGTCACACGGCAGAGATGCAGGAtgctggcctgctgctgctgacaggctTAGTCCTTGGCTTCAAGGGGTCTGTATGGGGCACAAAAGGCCCTGAATCAACCCTTGCTGCTCACCCAGGGgggtccctgcagcctctgccccttggGTCCATCACTGCTCAAGTACCCCATTTAGAGGGCAGAGGACGGAGGGGCGAGATGTCAGCGCGCGGGACGACAGGtgcaggctcctgcctgcagcaaacGAGGCGCAGGAGGAGTtttgcagcagcacagctgctctgcTCACCCTGTCCGTGTCCCGAGGTGCCAAGGCCTGACTTTCATTAGTGTAATATCTCCGTTAATATGGCTGTCAAAGGACGACGTCCGTTAATGCTAATTTGATGGGAAACCCATAAAGTTTCCGGagcctcccccccttccccttctcggGTCCCATTATGGCATCATAAATACTGGCGGTGCTGGTACGAATCGGGCTGCCTTGCAAACCTTCAGCTCATGCTGTTTCGAATGGGAAAGCAGGAAGAGACACGCCGTGGCGCTTGCGTGGCGGAGACAGAACCACAGCTGTCGAATGCTGTGGGATGCACCCGACGCTCCTTCTTCTTGAAAAGGTCGGCCAGAACGGTGTGGTGAGCTCAAAACACTGCTCTGCACTATCCCGGCTCCCTCCGTACAGCAGGACTAGCTTGCAGGACCACAGCGAAGCCTGAGCAACCCAGGAGAAAGAGCCCTTCAACACGCAGCTCTGCTTGGAGCAGCTCCCCTTCGACATCTGGCATTCGTTGGGCCCCACCGCAGGGCAGCGCTCCGGCTGCATCGTCCCATGCCAGCAAAATGTTTCTGGTTTGCACTAGCTCAGGGCCTTGCTGTCCTCGGTGCCCCTGATCCAGACGTGCTGGCAGATTTATAGACCCTGCTTCCAGCCTCGCGAGGGTGCGCATTCATTTCTGACAGCAGAGGCATGAGCGTGCAGGGCTGCCGCCACCTCTGAACCCTCCCCTGTGCGGCGTGAGCACAGGGACGGCGTCCAGCGGGGGAAAGTGGCAGAGGACGGAGAAGCAGAAGATCACCGAAGGCCATCGCGGCAGGGCAGAGTTCAAACAGGAATCACGAGCATCTTGTCACCCGGGCTCCCAAGGATTTGTGACCAGACGCAAATGGCCGCTGGGCTTCAGGGCCATCGACGTTCGGAGTCTGAACGCCACCTTTCCACAGCCACGACAGCCAAGTGAACAACATGGCAAATGCTTGAAATGACTCGCATGGCAAATTTGAAGCGACTCTGTGCTACCCTACACAGCTCCCCGTCTTTGAGCAAATGGTTGCGAGGTCTTTTGTTCAAGCACACGGTGCTCCTAAAATTGCAGGTGATCCTTCCACAGACCAGCAACACTTTTTAAAAGAGCACGACCCTCAAGAAAGCAAACACGCGGCAGGCGAGGAGCATTCGTTCCCGGTCTTCCTACGAGAACATCAGGACGGCTTCAAGGTACAAACAATCCCCATCACAATGCTGGGGTGCCCGAGTGCGCAGGAGAAACCCTCGTGTTACACCACGGGCCTCACAAAACAGTTCGCGGTGGACTGGGAGGGCTGAGCAGCGCTTTGGCTTTCCTGTTTTCATGTGAGAAGCACGATCCTGGCCTTTGGCTGACGTTCCCTGCAGCGGGCGCGCTCCAGTGTCCAAGCAGTGCTGGGAACCGGGCCGAACACGACCGCATCTCCATCGATAAAGCAGTCGGTCAGTGCATGCATCATTGCCCGGCCAAGCGACAGTGTCCTCggtggcactggcagcagaggCATGAGGACGCAGGGATTCCTCTAGCGTTGAACCCTCCCCAGGGCCGTGAGAGCAAACTACCATGGTCTAGGGAGCATCAAGAGAAAGCCACGCTCCTTCAGTCCTTCCAGATTTACAGCTACATCCTTCCCCCTTGGTTAAACACCTAGTGTTCTTGCACCCTGGCTCTCGATACCATGCCCATCAGCTCTCCcttggcaggagctgctccctcaGCAGGTTGCTCC
This sequence is a window from Alligator mississippiensis isolate rAllMis1 chromosome 15, rAllMis1, whole genome shotgun sequence. Protein-coding genes within it:
- the TMDD1 gene encoding transmembrane and death domain protein 1; amino-acid sequence: MFRAAGIALLLLVTGVACDDTAADDIGPHTMGRIAELLSPEECHEFYVDITSPEEDVDKELARLSEENNPIHARPRRAIASTEQCRDILTQWLRTDGDALYWDRLARALRRIGRPDVSYELGKNLNQDKNLELKRNVDEYHERVAHLTSSLLLEDDEKYGERQRRGQARRARGAGLALEAWDDLELVIERRPQPPYNRSLFSWVSPVATGFVGGLLASVLLVAAALYSCLWAPSPDALGPPHHSRDSPLPPLAHARWGVDSHSYPWLVNHDLEEEASDDASLDGEP